A genome region from Mastacembelus armatus chromosome 8, fMasArm1.2, whole genome shotgun sequence includes the following:
- the ccp110 gene encoding centriolar coiled-coil protein of 110 kDa, with translation MESYEEFCLRSLAILQEQAKFKKKTCEPLCSLKARSAIRFHGRAVLLPVLSAEQRSEMCDLRQRAVQLEVDRQTQQRNKLLAHVQDTLDHPQVQLPSKEVEKLPVPKSATSGYTLVSDSPGLPKDPGFGLQTTDRPATPCSDIPILNGHKAVEELKMEREEKSEEEEEEEEDISLDSLLKRSREYVKKEQSQQGSKVVHTVTCTPTSEAVSDKENKSCSPMRDNGIEFGFSLHHSPLGPPPIQIQHQSLYIPNSQHSGCLSLSPSDQYARLPNPESSISPRAQRRRPRPVSTGNIHISFPIDPADLIPRSPGRSGGGAGMTDWGEDLVGATASSLWNSVGSESGTGVSRNGNRRSSHCGTSPVQDACSPVGASVPSPMGHHDHLAAGFRRRCHTLDSQLHSYHSGAEHIDRSQERVPRFMAGVTWLAPNRRPPPAPFNQSYEVENPSPSLMRPHVTPDLTQITLRMEPDDPQGPNSGRTSLSVLRDATEAQTEDTQRRAQALEDMKRRLEEEHALQMSRLLAEQEKEQQRLCLELAETERRLKEQGRVQPLSGDSCDWSRRSVSDSSPVVSPSCPGLSPAHTPSDRLSGFSIGFPSSVSSSVSSPSVQPPIYLWGSTWAASRPRARLSLVLTAEQQRAMCRIGAITRGFLTRRLLKTEKVKHLRQTVVDTQEFIRTFQTEAPQKKCTYSPQDLSLQERVKAQLRAALYDIHDIFFEMPLGDRLALLQQDRELRAERKLRDMEKSKCPKERVVLSAATQRSLDRKKRAGESPGQGRKMQQKPKSPTTNRVLKPSQGQNSPVPAQLNRQGSWHRKTPEERVRRSDSLKKQHSLG, from the exons ATGGAAAGCTATGAGGAGTTCTGCCTGCGGAGTTTGGCCATACTGCAGGAGCAGGCCAAATTCAAGAAGAAGACATGTGAGCCACTGTGTTCCCTGAAGGCTCGCTCTGCGATTCGTTTCCATGGAAGAGCTGTGCTTCTGCCTGTg ctCAGTGCAGAGCAGCGCAGTGAGATGTGTGACCTCAGACAGAGGGCAGTCCAGTTGGAGGTGGACAGGCAGACCCAGCAGAGGAACAAGCTTTTAGCCCATGTTCAGGACACACTGGATCACCCTCAG GTACAGTTACCAAGTAAAGAGGTTGAAAAGCTGCCAGTGCCTAAATCTGCAACAAGTGGCTACACCCTGGTTTCTGATTCACCTGGACTTCCCAAAGACCCTGGATTTGGGCTTCAGACAACTGACCGGCCTGCTACTCCATGCTCTGACATTCCAATCCTCAATGGCCACAAGGCAGTGGAGGAATTGAAGATGGAGAGGGAAGAaaagagtgaggaggaggaggaggaggaagaggatatAAGTTTGGACAGCCTTCTTAAAAGATCAAGGGAGTATGTGAAGAAGGAGCAGAGTCAGCAGGGGTCAAAAGTTGTCCACACAGTCACCTGTACTCCTACGTCTGAGGCTGTCTCTGACAAGGAAAATAAGAGCTGTAGTCCTATGAGGGACAACGGAATTGAGTTTGGATTCAGTCTTCACCATAGTCCTCTTGGCCCACCTCCGATCCAAATCCAGCATCAAAGTCTATACATCCCCAACTCACAACATTCTGGCTGCCTTTCACTTAGTCCATCTGACCAATATGCTCGTCTCCCCAATCCAGAGTCCAGCATTAGTCCTCGTGCACAGAGACGCAGACCCCGCCCAGTTTCTACGGGCAATATCCATATTTCATTTCCAATTGACCCAGCAGATCTTATCCCTCGGAGCCCAGGAAGGTCAGGGGGAGGTGCTGGTATGACAGATTGGGGAGAAGATCTTGTGGGAGCCACAGCATCCTCTCTATGGAACTCAGTGGGAAGTGAAAGTGGGACTGGGGTTAGCAGGAATGGCAACCGTAGATCCAGTCACTGTGGTACCAGTCCAGTGCAGGATGCCTGTAGCCCTGTTGGTGCCTCAGTGCCCAGCCCAATGGGACACCATGACCATCTGGCTGCAGGATTTCGCCGACGTTGCCACACCCTGGACAGCCAGCTGCATTCCTACCATTCTGGAGCTGAGCACATAGACCGCAGCCAGGAAAGGGTCCCACGCTTCATGGCAGGAGTTACATGGTTGGCTCCTAATCGCCGGCCCCCTCCTGCCCCATTTAACCAGTCGTACGAGGTAGAGAATCCCTCTCCATCCCTAATGAGGCCCCATGTGACTCCTGACTTGACTCAGATCACACTCAGGATGGAGCCTGACGATCCCCAGGGACCAAATAGTGGAAGGACCTCATTGAGTGTGCTCAGAGATGCAACTGAGGCGCAGACAG AGGACACCCAGAGGCGAGCGCAGGCTCTGGAGGACATGAAAAGACGTCTGGAGGAAGAGCATGCCCTGCAGATGTCACGGCTCCTGGCTGAGCAGGAGAAAGAGCAACAGCGCCTCTGTCTG GAGcttgcagagacagagagaaggctGAAGGAGCAGGGGCGTGTGCAGCCTCTGAGTGGGGATTCTTGTGACTGGAGTCGTAGGTCTGTGAGTGACAGCTCTCCTGTTGTAAGCCCCTCCTGCCCTGGTCTAAGCCCTGCCCACACACCATCTGACCGATTGTCTGGATTTAGTATAG GGTTTCCCAGTTCTGTCAGTTCCAGTGTGTCATCACCCTCTGTCCAGCCTCCCATCTACCTGTGGGGGTCCACTTGGGCAGCTAGTCGACCTCGAGCAAGACTAAGTCTG GTTctaacagcagagcagcagagggcaATGTGTCGAATTGGTGCCATTACTCGTGGATTTCTCACACGCAGACTGCTCAAAACAGAGAAGGTCAAACACCTGCGCCAGACTGTTGTG GATACACAGGAGTTCATCCGGACTTTCCAGACTGAAGCTCCTCAGAAGAAATGCACCTACTCACCACAAGACCTCTCCCTGCAGGAGAGAGTTAAAGCCCAA TTGCGTGCAGCGCTTTATGACATCCATGACATCTTCTTTGAAATGCCTCTTGGGGATCGATTAGCATTGCTGCAACAGGACAGGGAACTCCGTGCAGAGAGGAAGCTACGAGACATG GAAAAATCGAAGTGCCCCAAAGAAAGAGTGGTTCTGTCTGCTGCTACACAGAGGTCTCTGGACAGGAAAAAGAG GGCTGGTGAATCCCCAGGACAGGGAAGGAAAATGCAGCAGAAGCCAAAGAGCCCAACTACCAACAG aGTTCTGAAGCCAAGCCAAGGCCAAAATTCTCCTGTCCCAGCCCAGCTGAACCGCCAAGG GAGCTGgcacagaaagaccccagaGGAGAGAGTGAGGCGCTCGGACAGCCTGAAGAAGCAGCACTCTCTGGGTTAA
- the LOC113141529 gene encoding nuclear GTPase SLIP-GC-like, protein MDEFVCSKLTEWGLSQWIEKFEDEGIDEESLYCLRDQEISELIPKVGPRAKFKEKLMSLKQEQEETADSAQLLLLDMDGFVCSKLTEWGLSQWIETFQERCIDEKTLYCLPADEIKELIPLMGPRAKFKEKLRLLKQEQEEAANSKLLWSDMDEFVRNKLTEWGLSEWIEKFQEQRIDEESLYYLPVEDIKDLIPLMGPRAKFNEKLRLLKQVQKEAEDPAESQVFPSTSGTRAPGKRKPDFQDESSNSPLLNFKQRRLNPEKTILSDVKEIMEKVSQRLPKENTTKLNEFLKIKIRELETDKRELVGVFGKTGAGKSSLINAIIGKENLLPSGSVSACTSVMIKVEANVHSSKYEAEIEFMTREEWKDELWSMIQYIGDNTDQEREDDDDYHEIVEKLSALYGEEWENKSTENLMDNKYFREIPEFHISKTKTLTCETAEELSAKCVKFTRGKSKKRADKNIKRWYWPLVKCVTVRVPQNDLLQHVTLVDLPGNGDRNKSRDRMWKELVGSCSTVWIVTETNRAASEKEAWDILESASSLMGNGGECQHIHFICTKTDVIDELHDQSAAERHAHILERNMEVKEDVQTQFNKLHRVKKQFSDGCFKVFTVSSKEFLNKKHLEKDDTEIPKLQDFLQNLNDCHSETLNYVSGAYGILSLMQGTKSRLVADKKAAVCRQLEGKIRNELDEVRKSMEEANMTFEKCLTEGVEKSKSSCEENLRSIIYPRGTPGSAFHKTLKSLVEKNGIHKTGKGKPINLNAKLSSHLTDSIDEKFRKTFPNEGKSGPYHGVINKFSLGTEELIQQNKDVELQLMFLKTEEEKLKTKLNRTIRDDKKKIYNSLTDTIEESMKECYEKAADFKGKDTLQNMRETLESHVRDKKHTMFESARNRVSAGLEKLKEEILQDLKKTLMKSMELSLRTDDYSIPDVSEELEMVKRCYHELRDIQDEEMSVTGLAE, encoded by the exons TTGCTGTTGTTGGACATGGATGGGTTTGTTTGTAGCAAGTTAACTGAATGGGGCCTCAGCCAGTGGATAGAAACGTTTCAAG AACGATGCATTGACGAGAAAACACTTTACTGTCTTCCTGCTGACGAAATCAAAGAACTGATCCCATTAATGGGACCACGGGCAAAATTCAAGGAAAAACTCAGATTACTAAAG CAGGAGCAGGAAGAAGCTGCAAATTCTAAG TTGCTGTGGTCGGACATGGATGAGTTTGTTCGTAACAAGCTAACTGAATGGGGCCTCAGCGAGTGGATAGAAAAGTTCCAAG AACAACGCATTGATGAGGAAAGCCTTTACTATCTTCCTGTTGAAGATATCAAAGACCTAATCCCATTAATGGGACCACGGGCAAAATTCAATGAAAAACTGAGACTGTTAAAG CAGGTgcagaaagaagcagaagatcCTGCTGAG TCTCAGGTTTTTCCATCTACCAGTGGAACAAGAGCTCCAG GAAAAAGAAAGCCTGATTTTCAGGATGAGTCCAGCAATTCGCCGTTACTTAATTTTAAACAACGTCGATTGAACCCAG AAAAGACCATTCTGTCTGATGTGAAAGAGATCATGGAGAAAGTCAGTCAGAGGCTGcctaaagaaaacacaacaaagctcAATGAATTCCTGAA GATTAAAATCAGGGAGTTGGAGACAGACAAGAGGGAGCTGGTTGGTGTCTTTGGTAAAACTGGGGCTGGAAAGAGCTCTCTGATAAATGCCATCATTGGAAAGGAGAATCTTTTGCCCTCTGGAAGTGTCAGTGCATGTACCTCAGTCATGATTAAAGTAGAGGCTAATGTGCACAGCTCAAAGTATGAGGCAGAGATTGAGTTCATGACAAGAGAG GAGTGGAAAGATGAGTTATGGTCCATGATTCAATATATTGGGGATAACACAGATCAGGAAagggaagatgatgatgattatcATGAGATTGTGGAAAAGCTGTCAGCTTTGTATGGAGAAGAGTGggaaaacaaatccacagaaaaCTTGATGGACAACAAGTATTTCAGAGAAATTCCAGAGTTTCACATTTCCAAGACAAAGACTTTGACATGTGAAACA GCTGAAGAGCTGTCTGCAAAATGTGTCAAATTCACCAGGGGTAAGTcaaaaaaaagagcagacaaaaacattaagagGTGGTATTGGCCACTAGTGAAGTGTGTGACTGTCAGGGTGCCTCAGAATGATCTTCTCCAGCATGTCACACTTGTGGACCTTCCTGGAAATGGGGACCGTAACAAGAGCAGAGACAGGATGTGGAAAGAG CTTGTTGGAAGTTGCTCTACAGTGTGGATTGTGACGGAAACTAATCGAGCAGCATCAGAGAAAGAAGCCTGGGACATCCTGGAAAGTGCCAGCAGCCTCATGGGAAATGGTGGCGAGTGTCAGCACATTCACTTTATCTGCACCAAGACTGATGTTATTGATGAGTTACATGATCA GTCAGCAGCTGAACGTCATGCTCACATACTTGAAAGAAACATGGAAGTCAAGGAAGATGTGCAGACACAATTCAACAAACTGCACAGGGTTAAG AAACAATTCAGTGATGGATGTTTCAAAGTGTTCACAGTGAGCTCCAAAGAGtttctgaacaaaaaacatctaGAGAAAGATGACACTG AAATACCCAAACTTCAGGATTTTCTGCAAAATCTCAATGACTGTCACTCAGAGACATTAAACTATGTGTCTGGAGCTTATGGGATTCTCTCTTTGATGCAGGGGACTAAAAGTCGACTGGTG gctgacaaaaaagcagctgtgtgcaGACAGCTTGAAGGAAAAATAAGGAATGAACTTGATGAAGTGAGAAAATCCATGGAAGAGGCTAATATGACTTTTGAAAAATGCCTCACTGAAGGGGttgaaaaatcaaaaagttcATGTGAGGAAAACTTGAGGTCCATCATATATCCTAGG gGAACACCAGGTAGCGCTTTTCACAAGACATTAAAGAGTTTAGTTGAGAAAAATGGAATCCATAAAACGGGGAAAGGGAAGCCAATTAACCTCAATGCCAAGTTATCATCACACTTGACTGACAGCATTGATGAGAAATTCAGGAAGACCTTCCC aaatgaaggaaaatctGGACCGTACCATGGAGTCATCAATAAGTTTTCACTTGGTACAGAGGAGCTGattcagcagaacaaagatgttgaactgcagctgatgtttctcaAAACAGAG GAAGAAAAACTTAAGACAAAACTCAACAGAACCATCCGGGACGACAAGAAAAAGATTTACAACAGTCTGACAGACACAATCGAAGAATCCATGAAGGAATGCTATGAAA aAGCAGCAGATTTTAAAGGAAAGGACACACTGCAAAACATGAGGGAAACTCTTGAAAGTCACGTGCGTGACAAAAAACACACGATGTTTGAGAGCGCTAGAAATCGTGTGTCGGCAGGCCTGGAGAAATTAAAg GAGGAAATCCTGCAGGACCTGAAGAAAACCCTGATGAAATCAATGGAGCTGTCACTCAGGACAGATGATTACTCAATCCCAG atGTGTCAGAAGAACTTGAGATGGTGAAGAGGTGCTACCATGAACTGAGAGACATTCAAGATGAAGAAATGTCAGTAACTGG GTTGGCTGAGtag